Proteins co-encoded in one Arachis hypogaea cultivar Tifrunner chromosome 11, arahy.Tifrunner.gnm2.J5K5, whole genome shotgun sequence genomic window:
- the LOC112721474 gene encoding FBD-associated F-box protein At3g52670-like, translating into MQQSSEDYKQKRAKFHNKEEDPIINQLPDGIPVTILSKLAINEAARTSILSRKWRHLWKFFSGALEFDGSPVMKDMKKDINKASGRQLQMAMEIMFDAERKTYTNWINELLSSLKSPTLEGLRFWFHVATDYDVEKWLQYAIQKKVHKLELYFGHSFEYVLPLHLFKVENFDSLCVLRLKFVNLTSEMLEYLLCCCPSLETLSLNSSGVPNSMNISSSSGSSLKLKCLELVRCWELRNLEICAENLVSFKYCGPHLDTEFRSVPRLVEAEFGGSYVEFTRESFLSQIKVLKLDITQNVPQVVSSISFIPWFSFFFG; encoded by the coding sequence ATGCAGCAATCATCAGAAGATTATAAACAGAAGAGAGCAAAATTTCACAATAAAGAAGAGGATCCCATCATAAACCAATTGCCAGATGGAATCCCTGtaacaattttatcaaaattggcAATAAATGAAGCAGCTAGGACCAGCATCCTCTCAAGAAAATGGAGGCACCTATGGAAATTCTTCTCTGGAGCCTTAGAGTTTGATGGTTCACCAGTGATGAAAGACATGAAAAAGGATATTAATAAGGCTTCAGGGAGACAATTACAAATGGCAATGGAGATCATGTTTGATGCAGAAAGGAAAACATACACAAATTGGATCAATGAGTTGTTGAGTTCACTTAAAAGTCCAACACTTGAAGGATTGAGATTTTGGTTCCATGTTGCCACTGACTATGATGTTGAAAAGTGGCTTCAATATGCAATTCAGAAGAAGGTTCATAAGCTAGAGCTATATTTTGGGCACTCATTTGAATATGTTCTTCCATTGCATTTGTTCAAAGTGGAAAATTTTGACTCCTTATGTGTTTTGAGGTTGAAATTCGTTAACTTGACCAGTGAGATGCTAGAATATTTACTTTGTTGCTGCCCTTCACTTGAAACTTTGAGTTTAAATAGTTCAGGAGTTCCAAATTCTATgaacatttcttcttcttcaggtTCATCATTGAAGCTGAAATGTTTAGAGTTGGTGAGGTGTTGGGAGCTGAGGAACCTGGAAATTTGTGCTGAGAATTTGGTGTCATTCAAATACTGTGGACCCCATTTGGACACAGAATTCAGAAGTGTTCCAAGACTTGTGGAAGCAGAATTCGGAGGATCCTATGTGGAGTTCACTAGAGAGAGCTTTCTCTCTCAAATAAAAGTGCTTAAATTGGATATTACACAAAATGTACCTCAAGTGGTCAGTTCTATTTCTTTTATTCcttggttttcttttttttttggataa